Proteins encoded by one window of Chroogloeocystis siderophila 5.2 s.c.1:
- a CDS encoding peptidase domain-containing ABC transporter produces the protein MKKKYPFIQQHGEEDCGAACLASVAKYYGLRMSLRHIRDLVGTGQNGTNLWGLQQGAAKLGFNTRAVKAAPELLERISEAPLPCIIHWNGNHWVVLYGKQGRKFVVVDPGIGVIYLSVQELTAGWKDWVMLLLEPDPHRFNQSSERQSASGIQQIVAKTWSYRGILGQAIALNTVVGILALASPVLLQILTDDVLTQGDFQFLNTLAIAVMVLILISNILELVQSHLITHFAQRLELSLVLDFCQHILRLPLSYYETHRSGAIVSRVQDIQQINYLISQVIVNLPSQFFIALVSLGLMLFYSWKLSVIAVGVAIAMTFSVVILQPMLKRKTQRALVTDSENQGVLVETFKGALTLKTTTAMPQFWNEFQGRFSRLATLNLQTNQIAIINSNFSNLVGQLGGISLLWVGGLLVMNPAEQFTIGQLLAFKALSDRLVHFITTVINFIDELTRVQAATQRLAEVTATTPEGEDNTHKAVAKIAKNAVIVCSNISFDYPGRANLITDLSIQIPGGQVTAMIGQSGCGKSTLAKLLAGLHSPYTGNIRIGSYNQQDLALDSLRQQVMLVPQEPHFWNRSILENFRLGVPDASFEQVVAACQIAGADEFISKLPDKYQTILGEFATNLSGGQRQRLAIARALVRNPAVLILDESTSGLDPTGEMELLDRLLEHRCGQTTIVISHRPSVIQRATWFVVLENGCLKSQGTRSDVFAQGDRHLEALYSTDANLSNSSLARAVY, from the coding sequence ATGAAGAAGAAATATCCTTTCATTCAGCAGCATGGCGAAGAAGATTGCGGGGCTGCTTGTCTTGCTTCAGTTGCCAAATACTACGGCTTAAGGATGAGTCTGCGTCACATCCGCGATCTCGTCGGGACTGGACAAAATGGCACAAATCTGTGGGGATTACAGCAAGGTGCTGCAAAACTTGGTTTTAACACTCGCGCGGTGAAAGCGGCACCAGAACTACTCGAACGCATATCAGAAGCACCTTTACCATGTATCATTCATTGGAATGGCAACCACTGGGTTGTTTTGTACGGCAAGCAAGGCAGAAAATTTGTCGTTGTCGATCCAGGAATTGGAGTTATTTATCTCTCAGTGCAAGAGTTAACTGCTGGATGGAAAGATTGGGTGATGCTGCTGCTAGAACCCGATCCGCATCGTTTTAACCAATCTTCTGAGCGTCAAAGTGCAAGTGGTATCCAGCAAATCGTCGCCAAAACCTGGTCGTATCGGGGAATTTTAGGGCAAGCGATCGCGCTGAATACAGTTGTTGGCATTCTAGCGCTTGCCTCTCCGGTTTTGCTGCAAATCCTCACTGATGATGTTCTAACACAAGGAGATTTTCAGTTTCTCAATACATTGGCAATCGCCGTTATGGTACTCATTCTGATTAGTAACATTCTCGAATTAGTACAATCGCATTTAATTACTCACTTTGCGCAACGGCTAGAGCTAAGCTTAGTTTTAGACTTTTGCCAACACATTCTCCGCTTGCCACTTAGCTACTACGAAACCCACCGCAGCGGTGCAATTGTCAGTCGCGTACAAGATATTCAACAAATCAACTATCTGATTTCTCAAGTTATCGTCAATTTACCGAGTCAGTTTTTTATCGCACTTGTTTCGCTGGGGCTAATGCTGTTTTATAGCTGGAAACTGAGTGTTATTGCAGTTGGAGTTGCGATCGCAATGACATTCTCGGTTGTTATCCTTCAGCCGATGTTGAAACGAAAAACACAACGCGCTTTGGTGACAGATAGTGAAAATCAAGGTGTATTAGTTGAAACTTTCAAAGGAGCATTAACGCTCAAAACGACAACGGCAATGCCGCAGTTTTGGAACGAGTTTCAGGGACGCTTCAGCCGATTAGCGACTTTGAATTTACAGACGAACCAAATTGCCATTATCAACAGCAATTTCTCAAACTTAGTCGGTCAATTGGGCGGCATCAGCTTATTGTGGGTTGGGGGATTGTTAGTTATGAACCCCGCAGAACAGTTCACGATCGGACAACTGCTAGCATTCAAGGCACTCAGTGATCGTTTGGTACATTTTATTACAACCGTCATCAACTTTATCGATGAATTAACTCGCGTTCAAGCAGCAACTCAACGCTTAGCAGAAGTCACGGCAACGACTCCTGAAGGCGAAGATAATACTCATAAAGCTGTCGCCAAAATTGCGAAAAATGCGGTAATTGTCTGTAGCAATATAAGTTTTGACTATCCAGGGCGCGCTAATTTAATCACAGATCTGTCAATTCAGATTCCTGGAGGACAGGTGACAGCAATGATCGGACAATCAGGCTGTGGAAAGAGTACACTTGCTAAATTGCTCGCCGGATTGCATTCTCCCTATACTGGCAATATTCGCATTGGTTCCTACAATCAGCAAGATTTAGCACTCGATAGCTTACGACAGCAGGTGATGTTGGTTCCTCAAGAACCCCACTTCTGGAACCGCTCAATTCTCGAAAATTTTCGTCTGGGCGTACCAGATGCTTCATTTGAGCAGGTTGTTGCTGCGTGTCAAATTGCGGGAGCCGATGAATTTATTAGTAAACTGCCCGACAAGTACCAAACGATTTTAGGTGAATTTGCGACAAATCTCTCTGGAGGACAGCGACAAAGACTCGCGATCGCCCGCGCACTTGTTCGCAATCCGGCGGTGCTGATCTTAGATGAATCAACCTCAGGGCTTGATCCTACGGGTGAAATGGAGTTGCTAGATCGCTTGCTTGAGCATCGTTGCGGTCAAACCACAATCGTCATTAGTCATCGTCCTAGTGTTATTCAACGCGCAACTTGGTTCGTTGTCTTAGAGAATGGTTGTTTAAAATCTCAGGGAACGCGATCTGACGTGTTCGCTCAAGGCGATCGCCATCTTGAAGCACTGTATTCGACTGATGCAAATTTGTCTAACAGTTCGTTAGCGCGTGCCGTTTACTAG
- a CDS encoding HlyD family secretion protein, with amino-acid sequence MTSSYLDSLPHIHSDEFLPSVGRWSSLSGLILVGTLGVAVGLASVMKYNVAVKAKAVVRPAGELRVVHAEMEGTIRQIEVKENQLVQQGEAIAFLDDTKLQIQKSQLQGSIQQNQRQLNQLDSQVRLINAQSLAESHAIDRAVIAAQAEVSRNQSEFTEKSRSTQADFEEAQVALELATSEFNRYAQIAEQGAISQQQFVEKQSAVRSAQARLARSQALLSPSAASINIAREAIAQQRARGAATLANLNREREALVQRQAEIQAQLIREQKELEQIEQQIARNVIRATSNGVVFRLNLLNPSQVVRAGDTIAQIAPFDAPLVIKAHIANQDVDKVVLGQSVSLRIEACPYTDYGTLKGKVTEISPDTSFQQSAAGETSNNTQGTNNNSTYAVTIEPERSQFGTHQRQCRLQSGMEASASIISRQETFLQFVLRKLRIFSAL; translated from the coding sequence ATGACAAGCAGCTATTTAGATTCACTTCCTCACATTCATAGCGATGAGTTTCTGCCTTCAGTCGGTCGCTGGTCTTCACTTAGTGGATTGATTCTTGTTGGTACGCTCGGCGTTGCCGTCGGACTCGCGTCGGTGATGAAATACAACGTTGCCGTTAAAGCGAAGGCGGTTGTGCGTCCGGCTGGTGAGTTGCGTGTTGTACACGCCGAAATGGAGGGAACAATTCGACAAATTGAGGTAAAAGAAAATCAATTGGTGCAGCAAGGCGAGGCGATCGCGTTTCTCGACGACACAAAATTGCAAATTCAAAAAAGCCAACTCCAAGGCAGTATCCAGCAAAATCAACGACAGTTGAATCAACTCGATTCGCAAGTGCGACTGATCAATGCGCAAAGTCTTGCTGAATCGCATGCAATCGACCGCGCAGTTATTGCTGCCCAAGCTGAAGTCTCTCGCAATCAAAGCGAATTTACAGAAAAATCGCGCTCTACCCAAGCCGATTTTGAAGAAGCGCAGGTTGCTTTGGAGCTAGCAACAAGTGAGTTTAATCGATACGCACAGATAGCAGAACAAGGAGCAATTTCGCAACAGCAATTCGTAGAAAAGCAATCAGCAGTGCGATCAGCGCAGGCTAGACTCGCGCGATCGCAAGCTCTACTATCACCTAGTGCCGCCTCGATTAATATTGCCAGAGAAGCAATTGCACAGCAACGGGCCAGAGGTGCTGCGACACTCGCCAACCTCAATCGCGAACGTGAAGCCTTGGTACAACGGCAAGCCGAGATTCAGGCGCAACTTATCCGCGAGCAAAAAGAACTCGAACAAATCGAGCAACAGATCGCGCGCAATGTCATTCGCGCAACAAGCAATGGTGTTGTTTTCCGGCTCAATTTGCTCAATCCCAGCCAAGTTGTACGTGCGGGAGATACGATTGCTCAAATCGCTCCGTTTGATGCTCCTTTGGTTATTAAAGCCCATATTGCTAACCAGGATGTTGACAAAGTTGTGTTAGGGCAAAGCGTATCCTTGCGCATTGAGGCTTGCCCTTATACCGATTACGGAACATTGAAGGGTAAAGTGACAGAAATTTCGCCCGATACGAGTTTTCAGCAAAGCGCTGCGGGTGAGACTTCAAACAACACACAAGGAACGAACAATAACTCTACCTATGCAGTCACGATCGAGCCAGAGCGATCGCAATTTGGCACTCATCAACGGCAATGTCGGCTTCAGTCGGGGATGGAAGCATCTGCTAGCATTATTTCTCGACAGGAAACTTTCCTTCAGTTTGTCTTAAGAAAACTGCGAATTTTCAGCGCTCTTTGA
- a CDS encoding thioredoxin family protein translates to MLKNILNTLKNQMFNASLNGEFVPIQIDTAEVERFIQEVNESELPVLVDFWAPGCQPCEMLSPIVDKIATQYSDHLKLIKINVEKSFSIPMHYNLDCFPTLLMFNAGQVVEKIVGTVPEAVLMKVIRKHLAT, encoded by the coding sequence ATGCTGAAAAACATTTTGAATACTCTCAAAAATCAAATGTTTAATGCTTCATTAAACGGAGAATTTGTCCCAATACAAATTGATACCGCTGAGGTTGAGCGGTTTATACAAGAAGTTAATGAAAGCGAGTTACCTGTTCTTGTGGATTTTTGGGCGCCTGGCTGTCAACCGTGTGAAATGCTGTCCCCAATCGTCGATAAAATTGCTACACAATATAGCGATCACCTGAAGCTGATTAAAATTAACGTTGAAAAAAGTTTTAGTATTCCTATGCACTACAATCTAGACTGTTTTCCAACACTACTCATGTTTAATGCAGGACAAGTAGTCGAAAAGATTGTGGGTACAGTACCTGAAGCTGTGTTAATGAAAGTTATCCGTAAGCATTTAGCAACTTGA
- a CDS encoding Mo-dependent nitrogenase C-terminal domain-containing protein: protein MIFTLIALPLNLLDVVRKWLDSIQICNPIAAQFICKLIPARCPFERTIYFFNCFMIHIPPLCNFNPIYQQLISLRLRALTYLFEVEEENIS, encoded by the coding sequence ATGATTTTCACCTTAATCGCCTTACCGCTTAATCTCCTAGATGTCGTGCGAAAATGGCTAGATTCAATACAAATTTGCAATCCAATTGCTGCTCAATTTATTTGTAAACTTATTCCAGCACGTTGTCCTTTTGAACGAACAATCTATTTTTTCAATTGCTTTATGATTCATATTCCACCCTTATGCAATTTCAATCCTATCTATCAACAGTTGATTTCTCTGCGTCTGAGAGCTTTAACTTATTTGTTTGAAGTAGAGGAAGAAAATATTTCTTAA
- the rph gene encoding ribonuclease PH, whose amino-acid sequence MSWQRPDHRQSHQMRPHSFELGFTRFAAASVLAKCGDTQVLCNVSIQPGVPRFLTDSGRGWLTAEYRMLPGATPQRQEREFMRLSGRTQEIQRLIGRSLRAALDFAALGERTVTVDADVLQADAGTRTTAISGGFVALAHAMDKLLQQGVLTRSPIVHQVAAVSVGLLQGEPFLDLNYVEDVAAEVDFNVVMNEHLGIIEVQGTAELGTFSRNQMNQIMDFAEKGIQELLEAQRQALGKG is encoded by the coding sequence ATGTCCTGGCAACGCCCAGATCATCGACAATCACACCAAATGCGTCCTCATAGCTTTGAACTTGGCTTTACGCGCTTCGCGGCTGCGTCAGTTTTGGCTAAATGCGGCGATACCCAAGTTTTATGTAACGTTTCAATTCAGCCAGGAGTCCCCAGATTTTTAACTGACTCGGGTCGAGGTTGGTTAACCGCAGAATATCGAATGCTTCCTGGTGCAACTCCTCAACGCCAAGAACGTGAATTTATGCGACTCTCTGGACGAACGCAAGAAATTCAACGACTCATCGGACGCAGCTTGCGCGCCGCGCTCGATTTTGCAGCATTGGGAGAACGCACAGTTACAGTTGATGCGGATGTGTTGCAAGCCGATGCTGGGACTCGTACTACAGCAATTAGTGGCGGATTTGTTGCGCTAGCGCACGCGATGGATAAGTTATTACAGCAAGGAGTTTTAACGCGATCGCCAATCGTTCACCAAGTCGCAGCGGTTTCGGTAGGATTATTGCAAGGCGAACCTTTCTTAGATTTAAACTACGTTGAAGACGTCGCCGCCGAAGTTGATTTCAATGTGGTCATGAATGAACATCTTGGCATTATCGAAGTTCAAGGAACCGCAGAATTAGGAACTTTTAGCCGGAATCAGATGAATCAAATCATGGATTTTGCCGAAAAAGGTATTCAAGAATTACTAGAAGCACAACGTCAGGCACTTGGTAAAGGATAA